TCTGAAGCTCTACGCCATGTTCCTGGAGACCGGGTTCGACTCAATATGGGCAAAATGGAGCGAGCGCTCGTCCATGAGGGGGAGATCGATCAGCCTTGACCTCGGCGCCAAGATCGTGAAGGGATTGGTCAGGGGATTTTCCCGGGACGGTTCCATCATCATAGAGGACGACCAGGGCGAACTGAGCTGCCATCGCTCGGGAGAGGTGATCCGCCTCGAAGAGGCGAACGAGAGGAGATTCGGATGATAACGGACGGGCTGCAGATATTGGTCATAGGCATGGGCGTGGTCTTCATCATGCTGGCGCTGCTGGTCGGGTCGGTCTCGCTGACCGCGTGGACGATAAAGGCCTTCGGCCTCGAAGGAAAGCCGCCATCAGGGGAGACTCCCTCGACGGGTCAGCCGGGCACCGGCGCGGTCGCAGCGGCGATATCCGCAGCCATCGCGAAATTCAGGGGTGAAAGGAAGGGATCATGACAGAGCATCGCAAGGTTGGAATCACGGAGGTCGTGCTGCGCGACGCGCACCAGTCGCTCCTGGCCACGCGCATGCGCACCGAGGACATGCTCACCATAGCCGAGAAGCTCGACGCTATCGGATACTGGTCTATCGAATGCTGGGGCGGCGCCACCTTTGACTCCTGCATCCGCTTCCTGCGCGAGGACCCCTGGGAGCGCATTCGTAAACTCAAGAAGGCCATGCCCAACACCCGGCTCCAGATGCTCCTGCGCGGCCAGAACCTCCTCGGCTACCGCAATTACGCCGACGACGTGGTCGACGCGTTCGTGGAGCGCGCAGCCGCGAACGGCGTGGACGTGTTCCGGATATTCGACGCGCTCAACGACGTGCGCAACCTCGAGCGCTCGATCATCGCCGTGAAGGCCGCGGGAAAGCACGCGCAGGGCACCATCTCCTACACGATCAGCCCCTTTCACACCAACGAGGGATTCATCGAACAAGGGAGACGGCTCGAAGGCATGGGCTGCGACTCGATCTGCATCAAGGACATGGCCGGGCTGCTCTCCCCTGCGGACGGCTTCAATCTGGTCGCAGGCCTCAAGGCCAACGTGCGGATACCGATATCGCTGCACAGCCACGCCACCACCGGCATGGCCACGACCACCCTCATGAAATCGATCGAGGCCGGCTGCGACATGGTCGACACCGCCATATCCTCGCTCTCTCTAGGCACCAGCCACCCTCCCACCGAAGCGATCGTCGCCATGCTCGAGAGGACGCCGAACGACACCGGGCTCTCCATGGAGCTCCTGGGCGAGATATCCGCCCATTTCAGGAAGATAAGGAAGAACTACGCCGAGTTCGAGAGCTCGTTCTCGGCGGCGGACGCGCGCATATTCACGAGCCAGATCCCCGGCGGCATGCTCTCCAACCTGGAGAGCCAGCTCAAGCAGCAGAACGCGCTGGATAAGATGGACGATGTGATGCGCGAGATCCCCCTCGTGCGAAAGGAGCTGGGGTATCCGCCGCTGGTCACACCCACGTCGCAGATCGTGGGCACGCAGGCGGTGCTCAACGTGCTCAACGGCGAAAGATATAAGACGATCACGGCCGAGACAAAGGCTTTGCTCGCCGGCCGCTACGGCCGCACGCCCGCCCCCGTGGACCCGCGGATCCAGCGGATCGCCCTGGGCGACGAGGAACCGATCGACGTGAGGCCCGCAGACCTCATCGAGCCCGAGCTCGAGAAGCTGAAGGCGGAGACAGGAAAGAAGGCGAAGTCCCTTGAGGACGTGCTCACCTACGCCCTGTTCCCGAAGGTCGCGCCCGAGTTCTTCGAGGCGCGCGAGAAGGGGCTGCCGACACCCGTAGAGAAGAGGGCCGTCGCCGTGCCTTCAGCCGGCCCGGAGGCGAGGACGCGAGGCCCGGGGATATACACCGTCGTCGTCGACGGCGTCTCCTACAGCGTAGCAGTCCACGAGGGAGAGGGGGCGGCCGGCGTGGAGATCCGGATCCCGAAGACGCATCTGGAGACTGAGGGCGTACCCGAGCAACAGGGTGTGACCGTGGTCAGCGCTCCGCTGGCCGGCCGCGTGCTCAGGATATCTAAGCAGCCCGGAGCCAAGATCGCATACGGCGATACGGTGATGGTGATAGAGGCGATGAAGATGGAGACCGAGATCAAGGCCTCGCAGGCCGGCGCCCTGCACAGGCACTTCGTGAACGAGGGGGCGGAATTCGCCCAGGGCCAGCCTCTATACGCGATCAGGAAAGAGGGGGCATAGGATGAAAAAGACGATCATCGCAGCGGTCATCGCCGTAGCACTCGCGTGGGCCTTCGCATCGCCCGCCGCGCGCGCCGCATCCGAACCCTACTCAGGGGGCAAGGAGAGGCTCGCCGGTTTCGGCCAGCTCGTCGAGAGCCTGGCCAGGACCACCGGCGTCTACCAGTTCATCTATCGGAAGAGCGGCGACCCCGAACCCGCGACCATGCTGCTCCCGCACGTCGATGAGAACTACGTCACCGCCTCCGGATGGATGAAGCTCCTCATGATAGTGGTCGGCGGCGTGCTGCTCTATCTCGCGATAGTGAAGAAGTTCGAGCCGCTGCTGCTTCTGCCGATCGGATTCGGCGCCGTGCTCACCAACATACCGATGGGCGGAATCGCGCAGGAGGGAGGGCTGCTCAAGTACTTCTTCGACATCGGTATCGCGACCGAGGTCTGCCCGCTGCTCATCTTCCTGGGCATCGGCGCCCTTACCGACTTCGGTCCCATGATCGCAAACCCCAAGACCATACTGCTCGGCGCGGCCGCCCAGTTCGGCGTCTTCGCCACCATAATCGGCGCCCTGCTGCTCACCAAGTACGCGGGGTTCGGCTTCTCGCTAAGGGACGCCTGCTCCATCGGAATCATCGGCGGCGCGGACGGCCCGACCTCCATATTCCTATCCAGCCAACTGTCGCCGAACCTCATGGGCGCCATCGCGGTCGCGGCGTACTCCTACATGGCGCTCGTGCCGCTGATCCAGCCCCCCATAATGAGGGCGCTGACGACAAAGGAGGAGCGGCGCACGGTGATGGAGCAGCTGAGGCACGTCTCCAAGACAGAGAAGATCCTATTCCCTCTTACGCTTCTCATCCTCTGCATACTCCTTCTGCCGACCGCGGCCCCGCTCATCGGCCTTCTCGCGTTCGGGAACCTGCTGCGCGAATCCGGCGTGGTGGAGAGGCTCTCCAAGACCGCGCAGAACGAGCTCATCAACATAGTCACCATCGTGCTGGGGCTCGGCATCTCCACGAAGCTCTCTGCCGAGAAATTTCTGCGCGTCGAGACGCTGGGCATCATCGCCCTCGGCCTCTTCGCATTCGGGATATCCACGACCGCGGGGGTGTTGTTGGGCAAGCTCATGTACAGGATGACCGGCGGCAAGATAAACCCTCTGATCGGCGCAGCAGGCGTATCTGCCGTTCCGATGGCGGCGAGAGTCGCTGCGGTCGAGGGACAGCGCGAGAATCCGAACAACTATCTCTTGATGCACGCCATGGGGCCGAACGTGGCAGGGGTCATCGGCACGGCGGTGGCAGCCGGTGTCCTGCTGGCGCTGTTCCAGTAGTCATCTCCTGCCGATGTGCACTGCGAGGGAGGCCGCGCCTGCCTTCATGAGGTCGGCCGCGATGAAGGGCCACATGCCCATGACCAGCGTCAGCTGCCAGCTCGATGACGTGGCGAGTTTGAGCCACAGGAGCCCGGGGACATAGATCGCGGGCAGGGCCAGCGCATAGACAGCGCACCTCTTCACGAAACCGTCGCAGCGGGAAGACGCGAAGCCGACGATCGCGGAGGCGACGACAAATCCAACCAGATAGCCACCCGTCGCGCCGAAGAGCGATACGCCCGCGAAGAACGGCGCGCCGATCGAACCCAGGGCGAGATACCATCCCACCATCTGGAGAGCGTACCACCTGCCCAGCATGCCGGCGCAGAAGAGCAACGCGAAGGTCTGCAGCGTCGCGGGCACGGGCGAGCCCGGGATTGGAAACTTCACGAGCGCAGAAAGAGCGACGAGCACTGCGCACGCGAGACTGAGCCCCGACTTAGCCAACGCGGAGTCGAGGACCGCAGAATTGAGCCTGGAAGCAACTTGCACAACACACCCCCTTTTTGATTTCGCGCACTTCAGACGATGCCGGCCGGTTTGTCAAGCAACCGGGAAGCGGATTAAATGATTTGAATCCTGCTGATCCGTTATACGGCCCTGCCGTAAGTCTTCGTGATCTCTGCGAGGTATCGACCCACATCTTCGGTGATCTGCCCTGGCTTAAGCCTCCAGGACCAGTTGCCGTCCACGGTTGCCGGCTGATTCATGCGCGATTCCTGGCCCAGCCCCAGCACGTCCTGCATCGGGATGATAACGGTATCAGAGACGGACATCATGGCGAGCCTCACCATCTCCTCGTGCACGCTTTCGGAGGTCACCTTGCGGCCTATGTATCTCTCAAAGCGCCTGCGATCTTCGGGGGATGCCTCGCCGTCGAACCATCCCCTTGAAGTGTTGTTGTCGTGCGTGCCGGTGTAGACCACGCACCTGCGGTCAAAATTGTGCGGCAGGTACGGATGCTCCGGGTTGTCCTCGCCGAACGCGAAGAGCAGCACCTTCATGCCGGGGAATCCGAGCTTCTCCATCGCAGCCTTGACCTCGGGCGTTATGATGCCCAGATCCTCGGCGATGATGGGGAGGTCGTGGAAACGCTTCTTGAGCGTGCTGAAAAACTCTTCAAACGGCACGTCCATCCAGCGGCCGCTGACGGCGGTCTCGTGACCTGCCGGCACCTCCCAGTAAGCGATGAGCCCCCTGAAGTGGTCGACCCGCACCACGTCGTAGAGCTTCAGATTCTGGGACATGCGGCGAACCCACCACTCGAAGCCGGTCTGCTCCAGCATGTCCCAGTCATAGACCGGGTTGCCCCACAACTGGCCGGTCTTGCTGAAATAGTCCGGCGGGACGCCGGCCACGGCCGCAGGTTTCTTGTCGCCGTTCAGCTTGAAGAGGACCGGATGACTCCATACGTCGGCGCTGTCATAGTTGACGTAGATCGGCAGGTCTCCGATCACCTGGATCTTTTTGCCGACGCAATACTCCTTCAGCGCGACGTATTGTTTGTGGAAGAGGAACTGGAGAAATTTTTCCTTGTCTATCTCGAAGGCGAGCTCCTCCCTCGCCGCGGCGAGACATGACGGCTCGCGGTCGCGCAACTCCGCCGGCCAGTCGCTCCATACCTTGCCCTGCATCTTGCGTTTGATCACCACGAAGAGCGCATAGTCGTCGAGCCACGAGGCGTGCTCAGCGCACAGCTTCTCGAATTCGTAAACCCTCTTCCCCTTTGCCCTGAAATTCTCGTACGCCTTCAAGAGGAGCGCGCCCCTGTGCGCATCCACCTTTTCGTAGTCGCTCAGCCCCTCGCGGAACGGGGGCAGGTTTTCGAGATCGCCGCCCTCCAGGAGTCCGTCGGCAACCAGCATCTCCAGGCTGATGAGACAAGTATTGCCGGCGAACGCGGAGACGCTGCTGTACGGGGAGCTGGCGCAGATGCGTTCAGTCGGGTTGAGGGGCAGGACCTGCCAATAGCGCTGGCCCGTCTTCGCCAGGAAGTCCACGAACGCGTAGGCAGCAGGTCCCAGGTCGCCGATCCCGAAGCGGGATGGCAGGGATGTTGCGTGCAGCAGGATGCCGCTGGATCGCTTGCCCATGCGCCTGACCTCGAATAATTGAATTGTTCTTAAAGAACGTTATTCGCGAGATGTCAAAAAATACTTGTGATCCCAGCGTCTTATAATCGCAGGGACTATCTTCGGAGAAAATAGACTGCGAAGGGTATCAGAAAATAAATGTTGGTGCCCCACCTGGGATGGAAGATCGAGAGCGCTATGGCTGCTATGGAAAATGCGGGCACCACGAGCATGAAGTGGCTGTAGGCCCTGATTATTTCGGGTTTCAGCTCCTTGTCCACGAGCCTATGCTCATGTGTCGCATAGCGCCAGTGGAACCAGAAGAAGGAACCGGCAAGGAGCATGTTGAGTTCGAACAGAAGGGCCGATATCCGAAGCCCGCCGTAGTCGCCGACCACGGACGTGGAGAACGGTATGAGGCAGACGAACAGCAGAAACCCAAGGTTTATCCAGAGGAGCGTGCGGTCGGAACGCCTTATGAAATGGAACTGCTGGTGGTGCTTGGTCCAGAAGACCGCGAGTATTATGAAGCTCTGCACATAGTGGGAGAAGTACGGCCAGAGAGAGTGCAGCGCATCCACGAGCTTTTCGTGAGTGATATCCCCTTTGGGTTCGGTGATGTCGAAATTGAGGACAAGCAGGGTCATCGCGATCGCGAAGACGCCGTCGGTCAGGGCCTCGATGCGCGAGGTCGAGAGCTCAAGCTTGAGCGATCTTTCTGATAACAGTCCCATCTTCACCCTCAGAAAGTGTAAACGAACAGCCCGCTGATCAGCTTGGGCGCAAACCACGTGGACTTGGGCGGCATGATCCCGCCCTGATCCGAGAGATTCATGACGTCCGCCATGGTGACGTCGGCCAGCGGCCTTTCGTCGGCCGGGCCGTTCCAGTCGTATTTGAAGATCCTGACCTCGTCGTCCGGGAAGACCGCTGCAGGGAAGAAATTGTAGGCCTCGGTTCCCTTGTGATTCGGGTTGTCGCGCCGCATCCACTGCATGGTGCGACAGCCGGTCTCGGAGCGATGATGGCCGTCGGCGATGTAGAGCGCAGGAAGCGAAGCGAATGCCGCAGCTATCGCGCCCGGGGCGGCGGCCCTCCAGAACGTGTGGCGGACTCCGTCGTAATCGAGGTCGTAGAGCGGATCGGCCTTCGCCTCCTTCTCGAGCAACGCCTTTATGCCCGCATCGGACCTGTGGACGAGTATCACCGGCTCCGCGTGCGCATGCATGGCGCAGGCGAGCCTGGTGCGGTCGACAACCTTGGGCTCACGCGTCTTCTCGTGCTTCTTTATGAGCCCGCGCTCGTACTCCTCCGCTGAGACGCCGCAGACCACCCCGGTCTGAACGATGTCGCGCATGGCGAGGCGATAGACGTACAGCGAAGCTCCGTCCCTGACGAGGGTCCCCTTCTCCACGAAGAGCCTCAGGTTCTCGATGCCCTTTGAGTATATGCGATCGTCGTCGTCGAGCGTCTCGGCCGGGAGGTCTATCTCGGGTTTGGTGACATGCAGCAGGGAATAAGGGTTCCCTTTTGCAAGCCTGCGCGCCGCATCGCTGTCTATGACGTCGTACGGCGGGCAAATGACCTTGTCCGCGATATCCTTGCGGGGGATGAGGGCCTCGAAGGGAATAATTTTTGACATATAGCCTCCTCTAAATTAGTTTGCCCTGCCAGTCGGACTAACAGGATAGGGAGGCATATGTCAACGAAACGGGTCTACAATTTCAACGCCGGGCCGGCGGCCATGCCGCTGGAAGTGCTGAAGAGGATGAAGGACGGGTTCATGGAGTTCGGCGGCATGTCGATCCTGGAGATCAGCCACCGCTCCAAGGAGTTCCAGGCCGTGATCGACGAGGCCAGGGGATTATTGAAAGAGCTCATGGGGGTGCCCGATACCCACGACATCCTCCTCTTGCAGGGCGGCGCTGCGCAGCAGTTCGCCATGGTTCCGATGAACCTGATGGAGGGCTCCGCGGACTACGTGATCACGGGCCACTGGTCCAAACAGGCGCTCAAGGAGGCCCAGATCGTCGGCGAGCCGAAGGTGATCTTCACGACCGAGGAGGCAAAATTCTCGAGGGTGCCGAAGGCCTCGGAGATCAAGCCGAACCCAGGGACCAGCTACGTCCACATAACCACCAACAACACGATCTACGGCACCGAATATTACGAATTCCCGGACACGGGCAACGTGCCGCTGGTCGCGGACATGTCCTCGGACATTCTCTCGCGCAAGATCGACGTCTCCAAATTCGGGCTGATATACGCGGGCGCACAGAAGAACCTGGGGCCGGCGGGGGTGACGGTGGTGGTGATAAAGAAGGACTTGATCGAACGCAACCCTCGGAAGATCCCGGTGATATTCCGCTACAAGACGCATTCCGAGAAAGGCTCTCTATATAACACGCCGCCGGTGATCTCCATCTACGTGATGATGCTCTATCTGCGCTGGATCAAGGAGCAAGGAGGGGTGGCGGAGATAGAGCGCCGCAACGTCCGCAAAGCGGAGTTGCTCTACGACGCAATCGACCGCTCCGACCTCTTCAAGGGCACGACGGAGAAAGCATCCCGCTCGCGCATGAACATCGATTTCGTGCTTCCGACGCAGGAGCAGACGGACAAGTTCGTGGCAGGCGCCAAGGAGAAGGGCATCGTGGGAATAAAGGGCCATCGAAACGTCGGCGGCATGCGCGCCTCCCTCTACAACGCGGTCACGGAAGAGGCGGTCCTGGCGCTCACCGGATACATGGACGAATTCAGGAGGAAATCATGACATATAAAGTGCTCTGCACAGATGGCCTTTCGAAGCTCGGCGTGGAGGAGCTCAAGAAATTCTCCGGCGTCGAAGCCGACTTCAGACCCAAGCTCACCCACGAGGAGCTGCTCGACGCGATACCCGCGTTCGACGCGCTGATCGTGCGCAGCGCTTCC
This sequence is a window from bacterium. Protein-coding genes within it:
- a CDS encoding OadG family protein, whose product is MITDGLQILVIGMGVVFIMLALLVGSVSLTAWTIKAFGLEGKPPSGETPSTGQPGTGAVAAAISAAIAKFRGERKGS
- the oadA gene encoding sodium-extruding oxaloacetate decarboxylase subunit alpha, with the translated sequence MTEHRKVGITEVVLRDAHQSLLATRMRTEDMLTIAEKLDAIGYWSIECWGGATFDSCIRFLREDPWERIRKLKKAMPNTRLQMLLRGQNLLGYRNYADDVVDAFVERAAANGVDVFRIFDALNDVRNLERSIIAVKAAGKHAQGTISYTISPFHTNEGFIEQGRRLEGMGCDSICIKDMAGLLSPADGFNLVAGLKANVRIPISLHSHATTGMATTTLMKSIEAGCDMVDTAISSLSLGTSHPPTEAIVAMLERTPNDTGLSMELLGEISAHFRKIRKNYAEFESSFSAADARIFTSQIPGGMLSNLESQLKQQNALDKMDDVMREIPLVRKELGYPPLVTPTSQIVGTQAVLNVLNGERYKTITAETKALLAGRYGRTPAPVDPRIQRIALGDEEPIDVRPADLIEPELEKLKAETGKKAKSLEDVLTYALFPKVAPEFFEAREKGLPTPVEKRAVAVPSAGPEARTRGPGIYTVVVDGVSYSVAVHEGEGAAGVEIRIPKTHLETEGVPEQQGVTVVSAPLAGRVLRISKQPGAKIAYGDTVMVIEAMKMETEIKASQAGALHRHFVNEGAEFAQGQPLYAIRKEGA
- a CDS encoding sodium ion-translocating decarboxylase subunit beta, encoding MLLPHVDENYVTASGWMKLLMIVVGGVLLYLAIVKKFEPLLLLPIGFGAVLTNIPMGGIAQEGGLLKYFFDIGIATEVCPLLIFLGIGALTDFGPMIANPKTILLGAAAQFGVFATIIGALLLTKYAGFGFSLRDACSIGIIGGADGPTSIFLSSQLSPNLMGAIAVAAYSYMALVPLIQPPIMRALTTKEERRTVMEQLRHVSKTEKILFPLTLLILCILLLPTAAPLIGLLAFGNLLRESGVVERLSKTAQNELINIVTIVLGLGISTKLSAEKFLRVETLGIIALGLFAFGISTTAGVLLGKLMYRMTGGKINPLIGAAGVSAVPMAARVAAVEGQRENPNNYLLMHAMGPNVAGVIGTAVAAGVLLALFQ
- a CDS encoding biotin transporter BioY; the protein is MQVASRLNSAVLDSALAKSGLSLACAVLVALSALVKFPIPGSPVPATLQTFALLFCAGMLGRWYALQMVGWYLALGSIGAPFFAGVSLFGATGGYLVGFVVASAIVGFASSRCDGFVKRCAVYALALPAIYVPGLLWLKLATSSSWQLTLVMGMWPFIAADLMKAGAASLAVHIGRR
- the malQ gene encoding 4-alpha-glucanotransferase, with the protein product MGKRSSGILLHATSLPSRFGIGDLGPAAYAFVDFLAKTGQRYWQVLPLNPTERICASSPYSSVSAFAGNTCLISLEMLVADGLLEGGDLENLPPFREGLSDYEKVDAHRGALLLKAYENFRAKGKRVYEFEKLCAEHASWLDDYALFVVIKRKMQGKVWSDWPAELRDREPSCLAAAREELAFEIDKEKFLQFLFHKQYVALKEYCVGKKIQVIGDLPIYVNYDSADVWSHPVLFKLNGDKKPAAVAGVPPDYFSKTGQLWGNPVYDWDMLEQTGFEWWVRRMSQNLKLYDVVRVDHFRGLIAYWEVPAGHETAVSGRWMDVPFEEFFSTLKKRFHDLPIIAEDLGIITPEVKAAMEKLGFPGMKVLLFAFGEDNPEHPYLPHNFDRRCVVYTGTHDNNTSRGWFDGEASPEDRRRFERYIGRKVTSESVHEEMVRLAMMSVSDTVIIPMQDVLGLGQESRMNQPATVDGNWSWRLKPGQITEDVGRYLAEITKTYGRAV
- a CDS encoding TMEM175 family protein, giving the protein MGLLSERSLKLELSTSRIEALTDGVFAIAMTLLVLNFDITEPKGDITHEKLVDALHSLWPYFSHYVQSFIILAVFWTKHHQQFHFIRRSDRTLLWINLGFLLFVCLIPFSTSVVGDYGGLRISALLFELNMLLAGSFFWFHWRYATHEHRLVDKELKPEIIRAYSHFMLVVPAFSIAAIALSIFHPRWGTNIYFLIPFAVYFLRR
- a CDS encoding DUF1015 domain-containing protein, coding for MSKIIPFEALIPRKDIADKVICPPYDVIDSDAARRLAKGNPYSLLHVTKPEIDLPAETLDDDDRIYSKGIENLRLFVEKGTLVRDGASLYVYRLAMRDIVQTGVVCGVSAEEYERGLIKKHEKTREPKVVDRTRLACAMHAHAEPVILVHRSDAGIKALLEKEAKADPLYDLDYDGVRHTFWRAAAPGAIAAAFASLPALYIADGHHRSETGCRTMQWMRRDNPNHKGTEAYNFFPAAVFPDDEVRIFKYDWNGPADERPLADVTMADVMNLSDQGGIMPPKSTWFAPKLISGLFVYTF
- the serC gene encoding 3-phosphoserine/phosphohydroxythreonine transaminase — translated: MSTKRVYNFNAGPAAMPLEVLKRMKDGFMEFGGMSILEISHRSKEFQAVIDEARGLLKELMGVPDTHDILLLQGGAAQQFAMVPMNLMEGSADYVITGHWSKQALKEAQIVGEPKVIFTTEEAKFSRVPKASEIKPNPGTSYVHITTNNTIYGTEYYEFPDTGNVPLVADMSSDILSRKIDVSKFGLIYAGAQKNLGPAGVTVVVIKKDLIERNPRKIPVIFRYKTHSEKGSLYNTPPVISIYVMMLYLRWIKEQGGVAEIERRNVRKAELLYDAIDRSDLFKGTTEKASRSRMNIDFVLPTQEQTDKFVAGAKEKGIVGIKGHRNVGGMRASLYNAVTEEAVLALTGYMDEFRRKS